Proteins encoded within one genomic window of bacterium:
- a CDS encoding 1-deoxy-D-xylulose-5-phosphate reductoisomerase, with product MNMTKKISILGSTGSIGVQTLDIVDRHPDKFQIVALSCGNNVDVVAGQIKKFKPQLVSVATDAAAQKLKQQLNGLSCSIMVGAEGAVEVASHPDAHVVISSIVGAAGLMPTLAALRQGKTVGLANKESMVIAGQMMSDVAKKHGATILPVDSEHSAIFQCLQGQSVEDVKRIILTASGGPFLHKSLSDFKSITVKDALKHPNWDMGAKITIDSASMMNKGLEVMEARWLFNMPTSKIGVVVHPQSIIHSMVEYNDGSVLAQMGNPDMRVPIAYALSYPRRIETGTTPLDLPKLSQLTFFEPDLVRFPSLKLAFDVAEKADTYPAVLNAANEIAVDAFLKEKIGFVDIPKIVENTLLAHKACKLTSLDVVVESDRWARECAGRMVV from the coding sequence ATGAATATGACAAAAAAGATTTCCATTTTAGGTTCTACCGGGTCCATCGGTGTACAAACACTCGATATTGTGGATCGTCATCCCGATAAATTTCAAATTGTGGCACTTTCCTGCGGCAATAATGTGGATGTGGTGGCGGGACAAATTAAAAAATTTAAACCGCAACTCGTGTCGGTAGCTACTGATGCCGCGGCCCAAAAACTTAAACAACAATTAAATGGTTTATCTTGCTCTATAATGGTGGGTGCAGAAGGCGCTGTAGAAGTAGCGTCACATCCTGATGCACATGTGGTGATTTCGTCTATAGTCGGCGCAGCGGGCCTGATGCCTACACTCGCAGCCCTTCGCCAGGGTAAAACGGTGGGGCTTGCCAATAAAGAAAGCATGGTGATTGCAGGCCAGATGATGAGTGACGTGGCTAAAAAACATGGGGCAACTATATTGCCTGTTGATAGCGAGCACTCGGCTATTTTTCAATGCCTGCAAGGGCAGTCTGTTGAGGACGTAAAACGAATTATTCTTACCGCTTCTGGTGGACCTTTTTTACATAAATCTTTATCCGATTTTAAATCCATCACAGTAAAAGATGCCCTAAAGCATCCTAACTGGGATATGGGTGCTAAAATTACGATCGACTCGGCCAGTATGATGAACAAAGGGCTCGAAGTCATGGAAGCACGTTGGTTATTTAACATGCCCACCTCTAAAATTGGTGTTGTTGTGCATCCACAAAGTATTATTCACTCCATGGTAGAATATAACGACGGCTCGGTGTTAGCCCAGATGGGGAATCCGGATATGCGCGTGCCCATTGCGTATGCCTTAAGCTACCCGCGCCGCATTGAAACGGGGACGACGCCGTTGGATTTACCAAAATTGTCGCAACTTACTTTTTTTGAGCCCGATCTTGTACGTTTTCCCTCATTAAAACTGGCCTTTGACGTTGCTGAAAAAGCTGATACTTATCCGGCGGTTCTTAATGCCGCAAACGAAATTGCGGTGGATGCGTTTTTAAAAGAGAAAATAGGTTTTGTAGATATTCCAAAAATTGTAGAGAATACTCTTTTGGCCCATAAGGCTTGTAAGCTGACGTCGCTGGATGTGGTGGTGGAGAGTGATCGTTGGGCGCGGGAGTGTGCTGGCAGGATGGTGGTGTGA
- a CDS encoding phosphatidate cytidylyltransferase: MKRWIYGIPLALVVILMLVYAPPFVVQLVIVGVAMIGMSEFLRLVFPSREGFFFIASILYAGLLTAGLIFLNVNFVLPLVVLTVMSAFISRFSGDDDFDVKLNTAALLVFGFFYTAGLFAVWGLICALPQWHFWIFIMLVCTFASDTGAFLTGHAIGKHKLAPKISPGKSIEGYIGGAVFSVMGAFVVRYLLWPDFSPIVLTLLALMLGLWGPLGDLSESLIKRAVGAKDSGTLIPGHGGLLDRVDAVLFNGPVVYLFALLFSPPL, from the coding sequence ATGAAACGTTGGATTTACGGAATTCCACTCGCTCTTGTTGTTATTCTCATGCTGGTTTATGCACCGCCTTTTGTGGTTCAGCTGGTAATTGTGGGTGTAGCCATGATTGGGATGTCGGAATTTTTGCGATTAGTTTTCCCCTCACGTGAAGGGTTCTTTTTTATTGCCTCTATTCTTTACGCTGGGCTTTTAACAGCCGGACTTATCTTTTTAAACGTGAATTTTGTTTTACCATTGGTTGTACTCACTGTGATGAGTGCGTTTATTTCACGTTTTTCCGGGGACGACGATTTTGATGTAAAACTGAATACAGCGGCCTTGCTTGTTTTTGGTTTTTTCTACACGGCAGGGTTATTTGCGGTTTGGGGTTTAATTTGTGCATTACCACAGTGGCATTTTTGGATTTTTATTATGCTGGTGTGTACTTTTGCCTCCGATACGGGGGCATTTTTAACAGGGCATGCTATAGGCAAACATAAACTGGCGCCTAAAATATCGCCGGGTAAAAGTATTGAGGGCTATATTGGGGGTGCTGTATTTAGTGTGATGGGTGCTTTTGTGGTGCGTTATTTGTTATGGCCCGATTTTTCTCCCATTGTTTTAACGCTTCTCGCTCTTATGCTGGGCTTGTGGGGGCCGCTGGGTGATTTGAGCGAGTCGCTTATTAAGCGCGCTGTTGGTGCTAAAGATTCTGGAACACTTATTCCTGGCCATGGTGGACTTTTAGATCGTGTGGATGCTGTTTTGTTTAATGGCCCTGTGGTGTATTTGTTTGCTCTTCTTTTTTCCCCTCCTTTGTAA